In a single window of the Apium graveolens cultivar Ventura unplaced genomic scaffold, ASM990537v1 ctg8291, whole genome shotgun sequence genome:
- the LOC141704842 gene encoding uncharacterized protein LOC141704842, whose amino-acid sequence MDRSWLKADRRTQEFKLGVDELLNFAFSNGFKENKISCPCLRCAHSKSWNARTVKDHLYQYGINQTYMCWICHGESNYVQSHVVSEHDTSESSVDPTNMRMGQNIVDDEDISLDSSDFMNHVQGENEPLYPGCESFTKMRDLVKLYNLKAKHGISDKCFSDVLLLLASMLPKGNGMPSSFGEAKKTLCTLGMDYEKIHACPNDCLLYHSERDEDEMIFRICGASRWKLNKKGEEVEGIPAKVLWLATYKKTDVMRHRRWLPRNHPYRRQKSAFDNTVEKLSAPIPLTGEEVLERLEYWKFLPVRHTLDVMHIEKNICEALTGTFLNIPRKTKDREYVRIDMAEMGIRMELRPKNPGKKEKLPMASWNLLHKEKKIVCSYLIGMKLPGGFCLNLKGIVSMDTLRLVGMKSHDCHTMLHHLLLIALRSILQKQARAHPEGCIAEAYIAEEAVQWLVNFEEPTVGLPGRDKNKEKYRHLSGATMIKPSIKDLHQAHLCLRQNSNKLTPYFNEHMAFLVARYPLHENDEEWLKNKQNETFPNWFQKKISSELLDVKSMVSKEVMWLAEGPNKYVPTFSGYKINGVTYNIKDRDETRKVQCSGVCLHDNVVQDKDKNIEHISHTFYGVITSKHVKQVCYIDDPLEKFWSVVLKLPNKFDDQSDDENEGSVEIELENEVDVTMFPTVDEVEEENSSYMREEEEMIQLP is encoded by the exons ATGGATAGATCTTGGTTGAAAGCAGATAGAAGAACACAAGAATTTAAACTTGGAGTGGATGAATTGTTAAATTTTGCATTTTCGAATGGgtttaaagaaaataaaattagTTGTCCATGCTTAAGATGCGCTCATAGTAAATCTTGGAATGCTCGGACTGTTAAGGATCATCTTTATCAATATGGTATTAATCAAACCTATATGTGTTGGATATGTCATGGAGAGTCAAATTATGTACAGAGTCATGTAGTTTCTGAACATGACACTTCAGAATCATCTGTTGATCCTACAAACATGAGAATGGGGCAGAATATTGTCGATGATGAGGATATTTCATTAGATTCTTCTGATTTTATGAATCATGTTCAGGGTGAAAATGAACCACTTTATCCTGGATGCGAGAGTTTTACAAAAATGAGAGATTTAGTCAAGTTGTATAATTTAAAAGCAAAACATGGTATTTCGGATAAATGCTTTTCCGATGTCCTTCTTTTGCTTGCATCAATGCTTCCGAAAGGCAACGGTATGCCTTCATCTTTTGGTGAAGCCAAGAAAACTTTATGTACTTTAGGCATGGATTATGAAAAAATACATGCGTGTCCGAATGATTGTCTCTTATACCACAGTGAGAGGGACGAAGATGAGATGATTTTCCGAATATGTGGGGCATCTAGATGGAAGTTAAACAAGAAAGGAGAAGAAGTAGAAGGGATCCCTGCTAAGGTTCTATG GTTGGCTACTTACAAAAAGACGGACGTTATGAGACATCGTAGATGGCTACCCAGAAATCATCCATATCGAAGGCAAAAATCAGCCTTTGATAACACCGTGGAGAAGTTGTCAGCTCCTATTCCTTTAACTGGAGAGGAGGTGTTAGAAAGG CTTGAGTACTGGAAGTTTTTGCCAGTTCGTCATACCCTCGATGTGATGCatatagaaaaaaatatatgCGAGGCTTTAACCGGTACATTCCTAAATATTCCCAGGAAGACAAAAGATAGAGAATATGTTCGTATTGATATGGCTGAAATGGGAATAAGAATGGAGTTGAGACCAAAAAATCCTGGAAAAAAAGAGAAGTTACCGATGGCATCTTGGAACTTATTACATAAAGAAAAAAAGATTGTTTGCTCGTACTTGATTGGCATGAAGTTACCTGGTGGTTTTTGTTTGAACCTTAAGGGTATAGTATCAATGGACACTCTGCGACTTGTTGGAATGAAATCCCACGACTGTCATACAATGTTGCATCACTTGCTCCTCATCGCACTTCGGTCAATACTTCAAAAACAGGCCAG GGCTCATCCGGAAGGCTGCATCGCTGAGGCCTATATTGCAGAAGAGGCGGTTCAGTGGTTAGTTAATTTTGAAGAACCAACAGTTGGGTTACCAGGTAGGGATAAGAACAAGGAGAAATACAGACACTTATCTGGTGCAACAATGATAAAGCCGAGCATCAAGGATTTGCACCAAGCACATTTGTGTCTTCGTCAAAACAGTAATAAATTGACCCCATATTTCAA TGAACATATGGCCTTCTTGGTGGCAAGATATCCATTACATGAAAATGATGAAGAATGGCTAAAGAACAAGCAAAATGAAACATTCCCTAATTGGTTTCAAAAGAAG ATTTCGTCAGAATTGCTTGATGTAAAAAGTATGGTATCTAAGGAGGTAATGTGGCTTGCAGAAGGGCCTAACAAGTATGTCCCTACATTCAGTGGCTACAAAATCAATGGTGTTACGTACAACATAAAAGATCGTGATGAGACGCGAAAAGTTCAATGCAGTGGTGTTTGTCTTCATGATAATGTCGTGCAGGATAAGGATAAGAACATTGAGCATATTTCACATACATTTTATGGAGTAATCACAA GTAAACATGTCAAGCAAGTTTGTTACATTGACGACCCTCTTGAAAAATTCTGGTCAGTTGTATTAAAATTACCAA